In Onychostoma macrolepis isolate SWU-2019 chromosome 06, ASM1243209v1, whole genome shotgun sequence, one DNA window encodes the following:
- the hdlbpa gene encoding high density lipoprotein binding protein a, whose amino-acid sequence MSSVAVLTQESFNEHRSGLLPEQVKAAVAGPSGAEDEDSLPTYKDAFPPLPEKPLPEGVQETGNAWTTKIKPLKSSIITQVFHVPLEERKYKDINQFGEGDQAKVCLDIMHKTGAHLELSMAKDQGLSIMVSGKHDAVMKARKEIVSRLQTQASATVAIPKEHHRFVIGKSGEKLQELELKTATKIQIPRPEDPSNLIKISGTKEGLEKAKHEILLISAEQDKRAVERMNIEKVYHPFITGAYNKLVGELMQETGARINVPPPSVNKTEIVITGEKEQVALAIAKIKKIYEEKKKNATTIAVEVKKSQHKYVIGPKGNTLQEILDRTGVSVEIPPLDSSSETVILRGEPDRLGQALTEVYAKANSYTVSSVSAPSWLHRFIIGKKGQNLAKITQQMPKVHIEFTEGEDKITLEGPTKDVQIVQGQIEAIVTDLVSRMDYTEISVDPKFHRHLIGKGGANINRIKEQHKVSVRIPPDNEKSNLIRIEGDPQGVQEAKKELLELASRMENERTKDMIIEQRFHRAIIGQKGEKIKEVRDKFPEVIINFPDPTQKSDIVQLRGPRTEVEKCTKFMQKMVAEMVENSFSVSVPIFKQFHKNIIGKGGANIKKIREETNTKIDLPAENSNSEMIVITGKKANCEAAKNRVLAIQKELANITEVEVSIPSKLHNSLIGSKGRFVRSIMEECGGVHIHFPTEGSGIDAVTIRGPAEEVEKAKKQLLSLAEEKQTKSHTVELRAKPEYHKFLIGKGGGNIRKVRDSTGARIIFPTADDKDQELITVIGTEEAVAEAQKELEALIKSLDNVVEDFMIVDPKHHRFFVARRGQVLRDIADEYGGVIVSFPRTGSQSDKVTLKGAKDCVEAAKKRMLEMIDDLDAQVTMECVIPQKFHRSIMGPKGSRIQQITKDHNVQIKFPDREDQQAPSADAPVQENGEANGEVKEPADPLVPKKCDVIVLSGRKERCEAAVEALKALVPVTIAVEVPFELHRYIIGQKGSGIRKMMDEFEVNIQVPAHELQSDVISITGLASHLDRAKEGLLERVKELQAEQEDRALRSFKLTITVDPKYHPKIIGRKGAIITQIRNEHEVNIQFPEKNDENQDQITITGYEQNAVAARDAIQAIVDELEEMISEDITLDSRVHARIIGARGKGIRKIMDEFKVDVRFPQSGAADPNLVTVTGRPEQVDEAIDHLLNLEEEYMADVAENEAKMAYMKPSGSTASSMEEPRGPSKGFVVREAPWATGNEKAPDMSSSEEFPSFGAPVTNARSSPWGPKRF is encoded by the exons ATGAGCTCAGTCGCTGTACTTACGCAAGAAAGCTTTAATGAGCATCGCAGTGGCCTTCTGCCAGAGCAGGTCAAAG CTGCTGTGGCAGGCCCTAGTGGTGCTGAAGATGAGGATAGCCTTCCCACCTACAAGGATGCCTTTCCCCCTCTGCCTGAAAAGCCTTTGCCAGAGGGGGTACAGGAGACTGGAAATGCCTGGACGACTAAGATCAAACCTCTCAAGTCCTCAATAATCACCCAG GTTTTCCATGTGCCTCTGGAAGAGCGCAAGTACAAGGACATAAACCAGTTTGGAGAAGGAGACCAGGCTAAAGTTTGTCTTGACATTATGCACAAGACTGGAGCCCACCTGGAACTCTCCATGGCTAAAGACCAAGGCCTCTCCATAATGGTCTCTGGGAAGCATGACGCAGTCATGAAAGCCCGCAAAGAGATTGTGTCCCGACTGCAGACTCAg GCTTCAGCTACTGTGGCCATCCCCAAAGAACATCATCGCTTTGTCATTGGCAAGAGTGGGGAGAAGCTGCAGGAGCTCGAGCTGAAGACTGCCACCAAGATCCAGATCCCTAGACCCGAAGACCCCAGTAACCTCATCAAGATCTCTGGAACCAAGGAAGGCTTGGAGAAGGCCAAGCATGAGATCCTGCTCATCTCTGCTGAGCAG GATAAGCGTGCTGTGGAGAGAATGAACATTGAAAAGGTGTATCATCCCTTCATCACTGGAGCTTACAACAAGCTGGTGGGGGAATTGATGCAGGAGACAGGAGCCCGCATTAATGTCCCTCCACCAAGTGTGAACAAAACTGAGATCGTCATCACTGGGGAGAAAGAGCAGGTGGCCCTGGCCATAGCCAAGATCAAGAAGATTTATGAGGAGAAG AAGAAGAATGCTACCACTATTGCAGTGGAGGTGAAGAAATCTCAGCACAAGTATGTGATTGGGCCTAAGGGTAACACCCTGCAAGAGATCCTGGACAGGACCGGCGTCTCGGTCGAGATCCCACCCCTCGACAGCAGCTCAGAGACAGTAATCCTGCGTGGGGAGCCAGACCGGCTGGGCCAGGCACTCACTGAAGTGTATGCCAAG GCCAACAGCTACACTGTGTCCTCAGTCTCTGCTCCCTCTTGGCTTCATCGTTTCATTATTGGCAAGAAAGGACAGAATCTGGCAAAGATCACACAGCAAATGCCCAAG GTGCACATTGAATTCACCGAGGGAGAGGATAAGATCACGCTGGAGGGTCCCACCAAAGATGTACAGATAGTACAGGGCCAGATTGAAGCCATTGTTACAGATCTG GTTAGCAGAATGGACTACACAGAGATTAGTGTGGACCCCAAGTTCCACCGACACTTAATTGGGAAAGGCGGCGCAAACA TTAACCGCATAAAGGAGCAGCATAAAGTGTCAGTCCGCATTCCACCTGACAACGAGAAGAGCAACCTGATCCGTATTGAGGGTGACCCCCAGGGCGTGCAGGAGGCCAAGAAGGAGCTGCTGGAGCTCGCGTCACGCATG GAGAATGAGCGTACAAAGGACATGATCATTGAACAGCGTTTTCATCGAGCCATCATCGGACAGAAAGGGGAGAAAATTAAGGAAGTTCGGGATAAGTTCCCTGAG gTCATCATCAACTTCCCTGACCCAACGCAGAAGAGTGACATTGTACAACTGCGTGGGCCTCGCACTGAGGTGGAAAAGTGCACAAAGTTTATGCAGAAAATGGTGGCTGAAATG GTTGAGAACAGCTTTTCTGTCTCAGTCCCCATTTTCAAGcaattccacaaaaatataattggCAAAGGAGGAGCAAATATAAAGAAG atCCGTGAAGAGACTAACACTAAGATTGATCTGCCTGCGGAAAACAGCAACTCTGAAATGATTGTCATCACAGGAAAGAAGGCAAACTGTGAGGCCGCAAAAAACAGGGTCCTGGCCATTCAGAAAGAATTG GCAAATATTACAGAGGTTGAGGTGTCCATCCCCTCAAAACTGCACAACTCCCTTATTGGCTCCAAGGGGCGTTTTGTGCGTTCCATCATGGAGGAGTGTGGTGGCGTGCACATCCATTTCCCAACAGAGGGCTCTGGCATCGATGCAGTGACAATCAGAGGCCCAGCGGAGGAGGTAGAGAAAGCCAAGAAACAGCTGCTGTCCCTGGCAGAAGAAAAG CAAACTAAAAGCCACACAGTTGAGCTTCGTGCCAAACCTGAATACCACAAGTTCCTTATTGGAAAAGGAGGTGGAAATATCCGCAAGGTGCGGGACAGCACAGGTGCCAGGATTATCTTCCCTACTGCTGATGATAAGGATCAGGAACTGATCACAGTCATCGGTACAGAGGAAGCTGTAGCAGAAGCACAGAAGGAGCTGGAGGCACTTATTAAGAGCTTG GATAACGTTGTAGAGGATTTCATGATTGTCGATCCCAAGCACCATCGGTTCTTTGTGGCACGTCGTGGTCAAGTCCTGAGGGACATTGCTGACGAGTATGGTGGTGTTATAGTCAGTTTCCCCCGAACTGGCTCACAGAGCGATAAGGTCACCCTAAAGGGAGCCAAAGATTGTGTGGAAGCAGCAAAGAAACGCATGCTGgagatgattgatgatttg GATGCTCAAGTGACCATGGAGTGTGTGATCCCTCAGAAGTTCCACCGCTCCATAATGGGGCCTAAAGGCTCTCGCATACAGCAGATCACTAAAGACCACAATGTGCAGATCAAGTTTCCAGACAGAGAAGACCAGCAAG CTCCATCAGCTGATGCTCCAGTTCAGGAGAATGGAGAGGCCAATGGAGAGGTTAAGGAGCCTGCTGATCCTTTAGTCCCAAAGAAGTGTGATGTCATTGTGCTCTCTGGCCGCAAAGAGAGATGTGAAGCGGCTGTTGAAGCGCTAAAG GCTTTGGTTCCAGTGACCATTGCGGTGGAAGTGCCTTTTGAGCTTCATCGCTACATCATTGGTCAGAAAGGAAGTGGAATCCGCAAGATGATGGATGAGTTTGAG GTTAATATTCAAGTGCCTGCTCATGAGTTACAGTCTGACGTTATCTCCATTACTGGCCTGGCCTCCCACCTTGACCGCGCTAAAGAGGGTCTTCTTGAGCGTGTCAAAGAGCTACAGGCTGAACAGGAGGATCGG GCTCTCAGGAGCTTCAAGCTGACCATCACTGTGGATCCCAAGTATCACCCCAAGATCATTGGACGCAAGGGTGCCATAATCACCCAAATCCGCAATGAGCATGAGGTCAACATtcagtttccagaaaaaaatgatGAGAACCAG GATCAGATTACCATTACTGGCTATGAGCAGAATGCTGTGGCAGCACGCGATGCTATTCAGGCTATAGTGGATGAACTGGAGGAAATGATCTCTGAGGACATCACCCTGGACAGCAGAGTCCATGCACGCATCATTGGGGCACGTGGCAAGGGAATTCGCAAAATCATGGATGAGTTTAAG GTTGATGTTCGATTCCCTCAGAGTGGAGCTGCGGATCCCAATTTAGTGACTGTGACTGGCCGTCCAGAACAGGTTGATGAAGCCATTGATCACCTTCTAAACCTGGAGGAGGAATAT ATGGCTGACGTGGCTGAAAATGAAGCCAAAATGGCCTATATGAAGCCCTCTGGTTCCACTGCCTCCAGCATGGAAGAACCACGAGGCCCATCCAAGGGCTTTGTTGTGCGGGAGGCTCCTTGGGCCACTGGCAATGAAAAG GCCCCCGATATGAGCAGTTCTGAGGAATTCCCCAGTTTTGGTGCACCTGTGACTAATGCGAGATCATCTCCATGGGGACCCAAACGTTTTTGA